A genomic segment from Cryptococcus tetragattii IND107 chromosome 9, whole genome shotgun sequence encodes:
- a CDS encoding calcium/proton exchanger has product MASPSIVEPEPEPDIEGHNPQQQIHTNTTASSGYLSTTGDTTSQQQQHVLSEPEPGSSAPALKQSTTLRTILKPRSRPGHARAPSIKISEADPVSHDTAGLPSRPNSAPTISVGGNSGSAFGRNRLAPLKNISIPLPPKMGPPEIEEEKVQKTFMEPTWKQCFRNTIKAQPALVAVPIILPISWALHFSHQNPIAIFVTSLIAIVPIAGGLGFATEELAHRVGEAWGGLLNASFGNAVELLIAILALVKGQLDIVQASMVGSILSNVLLVLGMSYFAGGLRFHEQLYTIIGAQMHISLLGISLMAIVLPAAYHYAYPSTSDVVSSTRAGSQPEGAELDSLLKMSRGLSFILLAVYAMFLTFQLYTHAYLFRIPLEKVRHPLPGPAPHHEHVFPRPHWVDSIVDSSSSSSSSASSVRSERSHKRFRKFRKFSVSSKKEQREKEEQGADGHEADNEGEPRQTLDDAPKPETPPVNETNDNTINHTSSVSPFRTSSNISDTLRPSVANEDIERQSVVSSAQSEHVIVDEDGTVHVQPKVKFQFALGMLLLMTALAGVTAEWLVDSIDGLTATGNVSREFVGLILLPVIGNSVEHITAVTVSVKDKLNLSMSIAVGSSIQVSLCLLPILVLIGWAIGQPMLLFFDTFETMTLVISVLLVNFAISDGRTNYLEGFVMMMAYLSIALVCWFYDPLN; this is encoded by the exons ATGgcttccccttccatcgTTGAGCCAGAACCTGAACCTGATATAGAGGGCCATAATCCCCAACAACAGATACATACGAACACTACAGCATCTTCCGGCTATCTTTCCACTACTGGTGACACCACAagtcaacagcagcaacatgTCCTATCAGAACCGGAACCTGGCAGCTCAGCTCCTGCCCTCAAACAAAGTACCACTTTGCGCACTATCTTGAAACCTCGATCTCGACCTGGTCATGCACGTGCGCCATCAATCAAGATTTCTGAAGCCGACCCAGTCAGTCATGATACTGCCGGCCTTCCCAGTCGTCCAAACAGCGCACCCACTATCTCTGTGGGCGGCAACTCTGGCTCGGCATTTGGGAGAAATAGGCTTGCTCCATTGAAGAATATTTCAATTCCTTTGCCTCCCAAGATGGGACCCCCCGaaattgaggaagagaaggtaCAGAAGACTTTCATGGAGCCCACATGGAAACAGTGCTTTCGC AACACCATCAAGGCTCAACCTGCCCTTGTTGCGGTGCCGATCATTCTTCCCATCAGTTGGGCATTGCATTTTAGTCATCAAAACCCCATAGCCATTTTCGTGACAAGCTTAATCGCCATTGTGCCAATCGCTGGTGGACTAGGTTTCGCCACTGAAGAGCTGGCTCATCGAGTTGGAGAAGCTTGGGGGGGGTTGCTTAACGCATCCTTTGGTAACGCCGTGGAACTTTTGATCGCAATTCTGGCCTTGGTCAAGGGTCAGCTTGATATAGTACAGGCTAGTATGGTTGGGTCCATTTTGAGTAACG TATTGCTCGTGCTTGGTATGAGCTACTTTGCCGGTGGTCTTCGATTCCACGAACAGTTATACACCATCATTGGTGCTCAGATGCACATTTCTTTGTTGGGTATTTCT CTCATGGCGATCGTCCTTCCTGCCGCCTATCACTACGCCTATCCATCTACTTCCGATGTTGTCTCTAGCACCAGAGCAGGATCACAACCTGAAGGCGCGGAGTTGGACAGCTTGCTCAAAATGTCCAGGGGTTTGAGCTTCATCTTGCTTGCTGTTTATGCCATGTTCCTCACTTTTCAGTTGTACA CCCACGCTTATCTTTTCAGAATTCCCCTTGAAAAGGTACGACACCCACTTCCAGGTCCAGCACCACATCACGAGCACGTCTTCCCGAGGCCTCATTGGGTTGACTCAATCGTTGATTCCTCAAGTTCCAGCAGttcatctgcttcatcgGTTAGGTCCGAAAGGTCCCACAAACGATTCAGGAAGTTCAGAAAATTTTCAGTATCTTCTAAGAAGGAAcagcgagagaaggaggagcagggCGCTGATGGACATGAAGCGGATAATGAGGGAGAGCCACGACAGACCCTCGATGATGCGCCTAAACCCGAAACTCCCCCAGTCAACGAGACGAACGATAATACAATCAATCACACATCCTCTGTCAGTCCGTTCAGGACAAGCTCAAATATTTCAGATACCCTTCGACCATCTGTCGCCAATGAGGATATTGAGCGCCAGTCTGTCGTGTCATCAGCACAGTCTGAGCACGTCATTGTCGACGAAGACGGTACGGTGCATGTCCAGCCAAAGGTCAAGTTTCAATTTGCCTTGGGTATGTTGCTTTTGATGACTGCCCTGGCCGGTGTCACCGCCGAGTGGCTTGTGGATTCCATTGATGGTCTTACTGCCACGGGTAATGTTTCAAGAGAATTTGTTGGTTTGATCCTATTGCCTGTGATTGGTAACTCCGTCGAACATATTACGGCTGTAACCGTATCGGTCAAGGACAAGCTGAATCTTTCGATGAGCATTGCGGTGGGCAGTAGTATCCAGGTATCGCTGTGTCTATTGCCAATTCTGGTTCTTATCGGGTGGGCAATCGGGCAGCCAATGttgctcttctttgacaCTTTTGAAAC TATGACCTTAGTAATTTCGGTTCTGCTGGTCAATTTCGCCATTTCTGATGGAAGAACCAACTATCTTGAAGGATTtgtaatgatgatggcgtACCTATCTATTGCCCTGGTTTGCTG GTTCTACGATCCTCTTAATTAA
- a CDS encoding ribosomal protein S16, which produces MPVRIRFARHGHRKNPIFHLVAINSKRPRNGKPLELLGTYDPIPRVREGNTPPAAANVFAKGTQDMIVKEKKVELNVERIKYWLGVGAQPTRSAVKLLERGGVLTTPHKWQHMWSPPPGAPQPGATSSGKAVENTLP; this is translated from the exons ATGCCTGTTCGTATCAGATTTGCCCGTCACGGCCACCGCAAaaatcccatcttccaccttgtCGCCATCAACTCTAAACGACCGCGAAACGGCAAGCCTCTTGAGCTCTTGGGCACGTACGATCCCATCCCCCGTGTGCGAGAAGGCAACACCCCTCCAGCAGCCGCCAACGTGTTCGCAAAGGGTACCCAGGATATGATcgtgaaggagaagaaggtcgagTTGAATGTGGAGAGGATAAAGTACTGGTTAGGCGTGGGTGCGCAACCTACTAGGAGTGCTGTCAAGTTATTGGAGAGG GGGGGTGTTCTCACCACTCCCCACAAGTGGCAACATATGTGGTCTCCCCCTCCAGGAGCCCCACAACCAGGAGCAACCAGTAGTGGAAAGGCAGTGGAGAATACATTGCCATAA